The sequence AAATCTATTGGGTAAAGATTTTACTAATTTGATAGTCTTTTCTGCAGTACTCGTAATCTTCTCTCACTCCTCCAACAAAACATCTTTCAAGGCTTCTTTGCTTGTAATTTGGTGTTTCGTTAAATTTCTTTCCAGAAACGCACAGAAGTGTTGAATAGATTTTGAATCTGGCGATGGTGTAGGAgtttttaatagcttttttggcaatcgattttttcttcctttgataccaaaaatgcaaaacttgctttCTTCCGAAAAAACtatcatttttttcaaaattctgaagGTTCATTTAAAGGCCCATTTGGGAAAGCAAAAAATTCTTGCTTATTTAAGTACAAGTGAAATAAACCCTTTCATGATAACCGGCTTCTCATAAGGCACTTCCGGCATTTGAAGCattaatatattattgaaatctattcaccattccatttattttcacaatcttgacatttttcttcaaaaaccctttattactgCGCTTTTCCCTTTCTCTTCATCGACAAGGATGCCCAACTCTTGGCCTTAAAGCTATATTTGGAGTTTTGAATTACTTTCCGAACTGAAGTCCATGCCCTTCTTCCTTTCTGTCTTTccacaattttattataattttcctCTCGCCAATGCGAGtttcttttctttctctttctattaaataaaaatattaattgccctTACTAAAAAATCGgcctaacaaaacaaaaagcgaatccACAATTGATCGGCGTACACTTTTGACACTCGCTTTACCACGAATTACAGAAGCGAAATGTGGAACTTTCCAAACAGTAGGCGGATGGACGGTCTCAGGTAAAGAGGTTTGATGCAGGGAGGGATTACTTCTCGaatgaattatttttcaataaaagtataaaatagttttgaagATGTACTTAAAAGTGAACGGTGTCACACCCgttttacaacaatttttaaCTATCGAATTCCTTTTCTGTGGTAATtcctctaataaatttttatttttattggttaTTGAAACATCGAATCTTCAGCATTTTTGAAATTGGAAATTTGAATTGCCTCTCTCAGATGGCTAAGTGGATTCTTCTCGTATCTGATGTGCACGAAATTATAATTCCTCGGCGCGCTATTGCAAACGggtgtaaaaatacaaataaacatttGTATCTGCATGCGCTCGAGTGTTCTTGTCCAAACGTCATTGGGCTTTCGGCGGCCAATAACCGCACCTACACCAGTCTCAGCCTCATCCGCTTTGCCAAGTGAAAATGTGCGATTGCGAGTTTATTGAGCTGCACATTAACGTCATATGAATGCATATGTGGATGTGTGTATGGGTGTGAAAGGTCATGGCTCGTATAAGTGCTATGCAGAATGGCAAATGTAAGTACAATTGAAGGCAACCCTAAAGAATATTGGCATCATTTAAACGATGATATCGATtggtaaaaaatagtaaaagaagTTTTGAAACATTTCTATGCAGATCTTTCAAGCTTTAACTAATCTACCAACTGGGGTAGTGCGTTGCAAAAAGTATTTTGAATTTACTTATTAATAAAAGTATCTATTTTTTGAGGTATTTTCAAAGTGGTCCAGCTCATTTGAATCTTAATGTTCCTCCGAAATATTTTGTTAGGAGTTTTAAACTGCAAATTCTATAATACCGCAACTGTTTCTGATGGGCACCCTAACGAGCATATATCTCCAagtggcgaaaaattaatcattaaattatgtttttaaataatctttcattaaataaaaaaaattaatttgagttATGGAAATCTTTAGTTGACCTTTACACGGTCCATTGCCTGTTTGTTCACAGGTGTCAACTATGATTGGGTTACGACGccacttgcaaaaattataaatcttccgatcaTCATCGTCATTATTCCTTAGTCTCCGTTTGCGGCGCATAGggccaaagtaaaattttagcaaaatttttccattttgtgcGTTTCcctgatatatttttcactttctgcTAGTTCATTGTTGTGCCCACGGCTTTGTATTCCTCTTCGATACAGCGTCGCCAAGAGCCCTAGGTCTACCTCTTCTGCACTGTCTTTTGGGGTTCCAGTCCAGCGCTTGTCTGCTGATTTCAGAGCCGTCTTTCCGTAGGGCATGGCCAAGCCATCGCCattggggtgattaattttgctccactTTGTACTAGCACAACCGATCGGATGCTTCTTTCATAGCGCATTTCTTCTCTTGGAATAACTACTAATTTACCTAGGCTAGCaactttcaaataatacaaagaCTTGAAAAAGGCATaatcaaaatatcgatttttattttagcaATATGGGACTTGGAACTACTTGGAATATCCTAGAAGTTTTTAGTCTtataaaaactcatttttttattttaaaaaggatcaaagtatatttcatataaaaagtatatttcaggtttcttttataattttaaataatatttgtaatacTTAGAATTTCATGCATTCCCAAATACGAGTATTGATCACgttttgcttaaatttagttgaggaaatgtattttttctgttttttaaacttttcttttGATTCACGGCCACCTTGACCAACCACCAACAAACaccattttttacaaataattttaactttgtttagtcctttgatgttttatttCGAGCAAGAACAAGAAACAgatttaaattcttaattttcaataatttttcacattAAACAGTGTCACGTTTCATTGAttaaaagcaacagcaaaattTGCACGAacgttttttatattcttttgagAGAATCCCGAAGATTTCACATATGACGTTTGAGCTGCTCGGCTTTCCGTGAATTAGATAGAATCAGCTGTTGACAGGATGAAATTgtagaattatttttatacttttttcctcagcaatatttttgtttttttctattaaatttcttGTTTGCATTGAATTTGAGTTAAGTTGTGTGGGTTGTGAACCCAAGACACATTCACAGTAGTTTATCAGTTTAACCATTTCCTTCTTCAACTCGTCGTTAATCGACGCCTGCAAACTTCTTTAGATTTATGTTAGTGTGGCTTGcatttcgaagaaatttctggTGGCAATAAATACCCGATATTTTCAAGGCAACTTCTCACTGCTTCTCGCACTGCTCCACTAACACTCCTTGCTTGTATTGTGAATGTTGCTTCACAAATACCCATTTGAATTCCTTTGTGTTAATCCTTTCTTGATAAATTATGCGGGACTTATTTActacagcaaaaatatttttcccagtCGTAATTTTTGCTTTGCGATTGTATTAAATCATTCTTGAAATATCATTTGAAATATTCAAATTGTTGGCGGTCGATCTTGGCCAAATGTGTAACTTCCATATAGTTTAGCCTCTTCTGTAATACTGTAATGTCTCCCCATTTACTAATCACTTCTTCAACCATTTCCTGTTTGATAATCGCGGCTGGTCCATCATCAGTTGGTTgagtttcgaagaaaaatgcgaGTATCGAAAgtggtaaaaaatatttcaattccaGCGGCAGCTAAGGCATTTTACTTTTAGTCCTTTCTAATGCAATGAATGTGGGGCGAGTTGTTCCATTAACCGCGCGctgaaaactgaaatattttttttctttaaatttaatttacattcaCATATGTAGAGACCCGTGAGGAAAAACCCATTGTTTATGATATTTCTCtataagggtttttgaaaaggtttttttttccaGCACCTGTGCCTTTACTAAATACTTTTAAACGGAGAAGAGCTATTGAAATCCTGCAAATGTTTCAGTGCGCATGGGAATtcttaatttaaaactattGTGTAATTGCGTTTAAGAGGCGTGGACAAACCAGGTGACATTTAGAATTGGGTTTTTTCACTTTcaacataacaacaaaaacaaacccaGTAAAAGCGAGTGAGCAGTCTGAATTACTTTGAAGgtaaacaaaaactattaatgCTGGGTTTTTTTTCAAAGGTGTGCCTACCCCGAGATGAGCTATAAAATGAGCTGAAAGTTGACCAAAGTCAGCATTCGTTGCCACAGAGTAACATAGACTGTGTCACTAAAAATTCGATAATCAtcgaaatgtttaaaaatttcttaaagctgCGTTCGGTATTACCGATTCTGgcgcttttatttcttttgggaATACTTCAAGTCGAAGGCAGAAAGCAACGTGTGTCCAATGGTCATGTACATACAAATTCACCAAGAATATACCACCTCGGAGTCGGCGTAAAAGTATCCAATGCAAGAGCAAACAGAGGAAACGATTTCATATTCATCGACGGGTACGACGACGGTAATGGCTATCAAATCATCTGCCTTGAACGAATTATTGGAATGTCATATTGTCCAGAAGTGCCAAATTATGCGGAAGCTACACAATTGGACAAGATCGACCCCCAACAATTCGATCCGTTCAAATCATATTTCCAGAATGATTTAATACAATCGGAAAACGTGACTAGTCGTGTGGTGGATGAGACGGGGAATTGCGTTACTAAGTCACGCGTAATTTATCCCCAGGGTGGCCTCACCAAAGAATCCAAGTGGGTGCTGATCGTGCAACATGAGCAGCACAAGCAAGGAGTGCTAGTGAGCTGGTGTGAAAAGATTGAGTTGCCTTGCAGACATAATTTGTTGTACGGCTATTCGAGATGTAAACAACGTTTCGTCTATAAGAAATTTGTGGTATTGGTGAATGGGGTGATGAAGGAGGCGATGATTAAATTACCGATCTCCTGCGAATGCGCTCTGGAAGCCGATATGgctgaaatatatattaaatctaaagtttatagtgaatttatttaaatattgattttaatttatatattatattaaatgtaatttaaaaaaatatttaaataaatttttcttcagcattcaaaaactaattcaagaaatatttgcttttaagtTCAAAAACTGATTATGACCTAACAATATGCGGGTTGGTCTAAAATTGTTTGGTATTAGGGCTGCTCACAGTCCAttggtatttcaaaagtgacactTGGATGTTAGTAAAGAATCATTTCTAGACGCTACCTTTTTTACGTCATCTttcacatttgtcaagtagatagAGGTCCAATTTTAATTGATACAGCTGTGCCTTAAAATGattgaaacttattttaaaaatagttggcctttaaaaacaacatatcgcaGAATTCGTGatatttttggtggaaataattgtTTGATAAGTCGACAATTCATAGgttgtttgaaattttcaagaaactgcttctgttgaggatagaaaaaggactagtAGACCAAAAAACTGGTCGTTCTATTGAGAATATTGTTGCTGTAGTACAAAGTGTCGCTGGGTCACCTTCAACACCGGTACGAGTATTTCGACTttttcaacaattaggcattcaagCAGCGATTGTTTGCGAATTTTATCCATCGTAAAAtgttggacatttaaatgatgccatttttcactTGTAATTCTCGTcgtgtttgaaaataaatattgaaactacaaagaatttttagaaatttgtataggtatatttcattttaaaacaatatccaggcgcatattttttttttgcttgcatgAGGGTATTTTTGCACATgacaatacaacaaaaaaaatgtatatgtaaatatattcatcgttgctgtttacaacctcttcccacctctcgaccaatttgttaatgccgttccgccaaaagtCACCTgttctggtgtcaaagaagccAGCTGAGCCAGTAAGGACCTCTTTACTATCGAAGGTAACGAACGACCTTATATGGTTTGCCAGGGAGCgcaaaagatggtaatcggtcggtacaAGGTCCAGGAAATGCGGCAGATGCTGAAgtacctcccattcgagctcttggagtgcggctttgacgtcTTGTGCAACAtttggcctggcgttgtcgtgaaggagtttGGTTTAACCAcgtcgatcaggtattttcagtcggaTAGCCTCATTCATACGGTGTAGCTAGGCAATGTAAAGCTTCTTGTTGACCATGTCAATCTTTTCgaacatttcccagtgcaccgaGGGCATggtcccagtcccaccaaatacatatctTGATCTTCTTTAGATGAAAATCCGACTTGACTCTTGGCTTAGGCGTTTCTCCTGGAGCCAGCCACTGAtctctttgcttcatattgctgtataggcaccattttttatttcctgTGACGCTTCGGTAGGAAgagcgctgtttatgacagcgcgttgctcgatggcgggcgctatgctgagaaaaaatttaaaggcgactttctttgtttttttttcgttgagctcgtgaagcACACAGGCtcacaatttttcggtaaatcccattgaatgaagatgattgagaatccttttatgatcgcagctcatgttttccgccaattcacgactggtttggcgactgtTTTTCGTTCTCCTTCAACAGTGGTTTGAGACGTTCtgcatcgaattcagaagaccttccgctgcgggacgtgtcatcgacgtcaaagtcgccgtTCGCCATTTGTGAACTGTACGAACCATTtacgtgctgtagactcgcctatgacaccttctccatacgaGCTGCAAATGTCCAGGGATGCTTTAGCAgatttttgacctcgatgaaaagcgaAGAAGAGGAGATGTCgaaagtgttgatttttgactCCTGAGTATTCCCTTTCTagacctcaaaactaataaaaagttaattaattctaaaatataattaacatagttttgtagagcagaacgAGTTCTATCGTATGAGTACTTACCCTTtcccaaacagcaaacaaatcgtagtaaaataaaagaaaatataaaatcgcTATGAACCTATTACCCAACCCAATACTATcgctatttaaaatttatttattctgccAAAGCAAAAGTTACACACTATCATTTCGGTATTAATTTAAGCCACAGGAAATCCTTTACAAATACGAGAAATCCAATGCATTTTGCCgtgcaaacaaaatatttacataaagtaaatatttatttacataaattgtatattagtaaatatttatcagttgcatttagaagaaaaaaatagtcggaaccaaattaaatttaatttattccttTCAATAGTAGCAGATTTTACATGAGAAAATGCAGATCAAAGCAATAATTGAATTCAttacatgtttgtatgtgtgtgtggaaaATTATGCGTAATATTCATTGATATGTGAATTaatttgctttgttgttgtgttcttgttttaataacaaattgtataataaatataatcgaTATAATTGGCTTAaagataattgaaaataaatgaaaacaaatgaaaataaaaatatccctGACAAGGTTAATTTGCGTTAATTATTGACTGttggttttaaaaaaagtggtGTTTGAATATTTCGGTTTAAATGcaaacacacattcatacataagtACCTCAGAGAAATAAGAATATGTGCAAAGTTTTTTATACCGATATCTTTCTTGAGAGTAACGGTACAATTttgtttggtatgccaaggtcTGCATTTGCAGTCCAACTTAACTATTCGCTTGCGAAATTCTTCTTTACTCATTATTCTTAGTACCgttattacaaatttgtgttgcgagatttggttttcatatgaaataagtaaatatttataggtATGTGCAATCAGAGACCAGTATTGATTTGGCAAGCATAGAGAGCAGGTTAtcaaaaaatttgtgttatttgCATTGGTATCATAAAGTAAAATGTAGTAAAATAGATGACTTCTCTTGaacaaagaataattgaattatttatgCGTTAATCTGTAGAATGCCACATGGAAGACATTTATCTGATGAAGAGCGGGGTCTGATTAAAGGGCTAAGCGAAAGTGGCAAAAGTATTCATGAAATTGCTGCTAGAAAAAATCGGCATAGGAATACCATCAGCAACTTTCTTAAAAATCCAGAAACATATGGTCAACACTAAATTTTGGGCAATCTACACATCTCATCTGATGACATTTACAAGGGGATGTTTTCTCTCAAGCCGTCATCGCATACAGATGCTGATAGTCGTTCAGCTATTTTGCTTAAGAATTGTGCagcgttatttttataaatctttatcTACGGGCACTTTCTTAACAGATTGCAAGTGTACAATCATTGCACCTCTTTttaaaagtggaagaaaaaatgaTGTTCGTAATTATAGCCTGATTTCCAATCTATCAATCACCTGTAAACTGCTTGAATGCATTGTAAATTTACCCAAGCCAACATGGTTTTGTAACTGGCCATTCTTCAGTTTCTAATCTTGctgttttttgcaaatt comes from Anastrepha ludens isolate Willacy chromosome 3, idAnaLude1.1, whole genome shotgun sequence and encodes:
- the LOC128856291 gene encoding uncharacterized protein LOC128856291, whose amino-acid sequence is MFKNFLKLRSVLPILALLFLLGILQVEGRKQRVSNGHVHTNSPRIYHLGVGVKVSNARANRGNDFIFIDGYDDGNGYQIICLERIIGMSYCPEVPNYAEATQLDKIDPQQFDPFKSYFQNDLIQSENVTSRVVDETGNCVTKSRVIYPQGGLTKESKWVLIVQHEQHKQGVLVSWCEKIELPCRHNLLYGYSRCKQRFVYKKFVVLVNGVMKEAMIKLPISCECALEADMAEIYIKSKVYSEFI